Proteins from a single region of Ignavibacteria bacterium:
- the murQ gene encoding N-acetylmuramic acid 6-phosphate etherase, producing the protein MFQQLSTLHTEKRNFRSMKIDSASVAEILHIINEEDKLVPFAVEKDFSSIAKAVNIIVHALKTNGRLLYVGAGTSGRLGILDATECPPTFGTKKEMVQGIIAGGKKAMVQSIEGAEDIEEQAGKDLRAKNVSARDVVCGIAASIRTPYVVSAMQYATSVGAKTIFLTTNPRSVYSQRQFSALHRCVDIAICIDVGAEIITGSTRMKSGTAQKMVLNMLTTASFIRLGKVYENMMIDLQLKSNKLSERAKNILMTILNITYGEAEKILGETNGNVKVAIVMHKKSVSRKKAIELLKNSDGFVRKAIG; encoded by the coding sequence ATTTTCCAACAGCTTAGCACATTGCACACCGAGAAACGAAATTTCCGCTCGATGAAAATTGACAGCGCATCGGTTGCTGAAATACTTCACATCATCAACGAAGAAGATAAACTCGTTCCGTTCGCAGTCGAAAAAGATTTTTCGAGCATTGCGAAAGCGGTGAATATCATTGTTCACGCATTGAAAACCAACGGGCGATTATTGTATGTTGGCGCAGGGACAAGCGGAAGATTAGGAATATTAGACGCAACGGAATGTCCGCCAACATTCGGAACAAAAAAAGAAATGGTGCAAGGAATAATTGCCGGCGGGAAAAAAGCAATGGTGCAATCTATCGAAGGCGCAGAAGATATTGAAGAACAGGCGGGAAAAGATCTGCGCGCAAAAAACGTTTCTGCTCGCGACGTTGTCTGCGGCATTGCGGCAAGCATTCGCACTCCGTATGTTGTTTCAGCGATGCAATACGCAACTTCAGTTGGAGCAAAAACTATTTTTCTCACGACCAATCCCCGAAGCGTCTATTCTCAACGACAATTTTCCGCGCTTCACCGTTGTGTTGATATTGCGATTTGTATAGACGTCGGCGCCGAAATTATTACCGGCTCGACACGGATGAAAAGCGGAACGGCACAAAAAATGGTTCTGAATATGCTGACTACTGCATCGTTTATTCGTTTGGGAAAAGTGTACGAAAATATGATGATTGACTTGCAACTGAAAAGTAATAAACTCAGCGAACGAGCAAAAAATATTCTAATGACTATCTTAAACATTACATACGGCGAAGCGGAAAAAATTCTTGGGGAAACAAACGGAAACGTCAAAGTTGCAATCGTTATGCACAAAAAAAGTGTTTCACGAAAAAAAGCAATAGAGTTGCTAAAAAATTCCGACGGTTTTGTGCGAAAAGCCATCGGATAA